GGCCGGTTTGAAGGATCAGTTTGTATGCACCACAAGCTCACTAGGATCATCTTCCTTGCTCTTGCTTTGTCTTCCTCATTTGCAACACTCTGCAGCCCAAGCTCTTCGTCCAGTTCAAGACGCTTGTAAATCCAATGCGGAAAATATATTTCACTTGTATTTTCAGCTTCAGCGTCGATGTTCCTTCTTCCTCCAACCATCTCTAAAAGCATCATTCCATAGCTGTACACATCCGACTTGTGTGAGACCTTTCCAAAGTTTCTAGAAAATACTTCTGGAGCAATGTAACCTGCTGTACCTCTAGCGCCCAACATCGAGACAATACTCTCTCTCCTGTTGCATATTTTGGCAAGGCCAAAATCCGAGATTTTTGGGGTGAAGTTTTCATCGAGAAGAATGTTGTGAGGCTTGATGTCGAAATGCAAAATTCTTGTGTTACAACCACGATGTAAGTACTCCAAGCCCCGAGCAATGCCaagtgaaatttgatccaatgctTCCCATCCCAAGTGATCATGACCTATGTTGGGTGTATTTGAATCAAATATGAATTTCTCTAGAGATCCATTAGGCATGAATTCATAGATGAGAGCTCTTTTGGAACCCTCAAAACAAAAGCCTAACAAGGTGACGACGTTGACATGGGAAGTTCTACTAATGGCTGCCACTTCATTCATAAATTCTTCTCCATCTCCGGTTAGTTTTGTCAAGACCTTCACTGCTACAAGACAGCCGTCCTTTAACTTTCCTTTGTAAACAGCACCATAGCCTCCACTTCCTAGTTTTTCTTTGAAGGAGTCGGTCATGTTCTTGACCTCCACATAGCTATACCTTCGTACTTGAAGCGGCCCGTAGCTCCTTAGAAAGGCCTCTACAATTTGATGATTTTGGTTTTGCTtcttccaaaagaaaagaaatctaTATGATGACAACTTTCTTCTTAAGCAGCAAACGATAACGACTAGAAATATGAGACCAGCAACTGCACCTGATGAATATACGTTGAATATGGTGATTTATTCGATCGAATGGTAGGCATTGCAGACATGCTATAAACCTTATTACAACACATAAACTTAGAAAAACTAATCTAAGGCTCTAAGCAAGTTATGTAAGAGTATGAACATGAGATTGGATGTTTTGACAACAAGTGATTAAG
This Pyrus communis chromosome 6, drPyrComm1.1, whole genome shotgun sequence DNA region includes the following protein-coding sequences:
- the LOC137736495 gene encoding rust resistance kinase Lr10-like; the protein is MAPVALFILAVLANLVVLQSAEYPGAEPAKHCPGHFCSDMVGNITFPFKRRGDPPECGLFTVDCSEPSQPKIQLKEGGYWHEFEGFLLSTWIWIKDRDLVGRLEKDRCDDGVFEDLSLPNASSIPEVSLSTLNLTLIKCDNILGKNSCQQCRNANHTYYINSSNSNLPNPLPPRCETIQVPMHPPQPNMSPSLTAEFSLKVEAHKCYQCLESKGECLVLEGKFKCAKDQVAGHKQLQLKLGLGAVAGLIFLVVIVCCLRRKLSSYRFLFFWKKQNQNHQIVEAFLRSYGPLQVRRYSYVEVKNMTDSFKEKLGSGGYGAVYKGKLKDGCLVAVKVLTKLTGDGEEFMNEVAAISRTSHVNVVTLLGFCFEGSKRALIYEFMPNGSLEKFIFDSNTPNIGHDHLGWEALDQISLGIARGLEYLHRGCNTRILHFDIKPHNILLDENFTPKISDFGLAKICNRRESIVSMLGARGTAGYIAPEVFSRNFGKVSHKSDVYSYGMMLLEMVGGRRNIDAEAENTSEIYFPHWIYKRLELDEELGLQSVANEEDKARARKMILVSLWCIQTDPSNRPAMKEVIDMLEGNVDLLQIPPKPYMSSPPKSLADSSAALVSIK